GAGTTCTGGTATCACTCTAGTGTGGTTTTTAAATGATTTTCTGCATTTGCTTCTGCCCTATTCAATCCTATATGAGCATGCATGCAACAGATGCAAATACATCACTGCCTATGAATGCATGTAGCAGTATGTTTGCACCAGTTGATCCTTGGGCATCATGCTATGAGGTGTACTGTGTCGTAACCCACTTATGTAAATTATCAAAAATTCCTGATTTTGTGTCTTGATAACAGTCTATGATGTAACAAGGCGAGACACGTTCACTAACCTTTCTGATATATGGGCCAAGGAAATTGACCTATATTCAACAAATCAAGACTGCATCAAGATGCTTGTTGGAAACAAGGTTGACAAGGTATTTTTGAGATTTGCAGGCTGTGGTGATATCCTACTTAAATATgattgtttcttttctttttgtggaAAAGGGGAAATTATTGGGACAATACCTTGTGTTCTGCTCTATCTCTCTCGCACATATCTATTTGCTGGAGTCCTTTGATTTCCCTATTATAGCTATTTGTGCTTGTATATAAAGCACTAGTACAAATAATTTTCCCATCATTTTAAGCAGGAGAGGCTGAATTGTTATGCCATTTTTAATAATGCATGTAGTAAGAGGTAAAATTTGTGCTGGCCCTATATAGGGCTGAATGTTTTATTGTGAACACATACATATGAGGTTTTAAATCAAATGGCCAAATGGTTCTCATCCTTATAGCATTACGATCTGGTCTCTGCTTCTTACAGACTTCCTGCATGTGTAGGTTGaactttgaaaatataaattgagGAAAAAGAAATGTTTTTGCCTGAGCAGGAGCTACTATTCTACTTATTATGCAGAACAATCACTGCTCAAATGAGATTCCTTGGAATTATATTGAATTGCTTTGCGACTAGGAATATCACTGAATTACCATATGGTGACCATGCTAGATGCGTTgaacatttattttttgtttgttgTATGAcaagagtgtcctctttgggggcctttatctttttgctttcttgttTACCTCTTTTTCCTGACACCAAGGCAActaattattgaaataaaatggaCTTGGTATTTTATTTGAGATTTTTCAGCacttatttataatttctccatatctctgcATACATTAATATTAAAACGATATTCAAAACATAGTGTGgtggttttatttttatttatctcttTGGTTGAATTTCCAATGCATATATAGATTTTTGTTTCTGTTTCAGGACAGTGAACGGGTTGTAACAAAAAAAGAAGGCATAAATTTTGCTAGGGAATATGGATGCCTTTTCATTGAATGCAGTGCTAAAACTAGGGTTAATGTGCAGCAGTGTTTTGAAGAGCTTGTTTTAAAGGTACAGATATGACAACTTTGCTTGCTTTCTGGTAAATGTTTCAACTGCTCTGTTGCTGGACGTGTATATGAATCGATGTTTTctaagcattttttttttcctttttctttttgtttccttgtttccttttttttttttcgttggCTTAGGTTATGCAATGCTATAGTGTCATAATAAAATGCGACTTGATGCAGTTGAACATGGTTTGACCTTTTTCTCTTTGTTCATCTAATGCTATAAGTGATAGTTTCAATGATGTTGATATCACATGCAGATTTTAGACACACCTAGCCTCTTAGCTGAGGGGTCCAAGGGCTTGAAAAAGAACATCTTTAAAGAGAAGCCGCCTCAATCTGATGCATCAACGAGCGGTTGTTGCTGATGTTAATTTCTCTCATACACACATATTTCCATACCCTTAACTGAAGTGGCGGCGGTTCTCTACCTAATGCTGAAGAAACTATTATTCTTTATGTTTCTGTTTTACGTGAATTGGAAATTACGTGTAATATAGGAATGTTGCAGTTTCATTTTGCTTTAAACCTTTGTTTGTGtacattaaatattattcaTGATGAGTGAAAACCCATTGAAACTAATTACTATTGAATTACAATAAAGAGTTTCGCTTAATTGCAAATTACACTGAAAATAGAGCTATTGCTTACTTGTAATTTGTACTGAAATAGAGCTGTCATTGTGGTGAGTGGTGAGTGAAGCGATTGGTTGACATGGTTAATAGTTTTTAAGACCTTAAGAATGGCAATGGGACGGCTAGATTTTGTCATGCCTTCCTCGCTAGGGTGTGACATAGGTGGTTGGTCTTCTCATTAAGATTCATGTGTCTGACGAGACAtgactttaaaataaatttaaaaaaaaatgttgcGTGTCAGACCAGCAGCAGCCTGCTGGAATATGATCCACCCCTCTttgataaataattttcttccatccttattgacaatttttttttatcacatttTTTGTTTGTAAAAAGCCCCATAGCAAGTAGGGCCTGGATATAGATATGTTTGTTATTGAGTTGTATTATTTGGTTACATGCAAAGATGTTGTTTTCTTAAAGTGTTCCAGTGAGCCCTTGGACCTCCATAGATCGGGTGCTTTTCTAATGCTTATATGTTATGATTTCTCTGATCGCTCTTAATGGTTGTTGTTCTTTTAAACCGTGGAAGGGTGTTATAAATTTTAGGCCATAAGAATGGTTTTTTTCCTGGGTATCATAGCTAGTTGTCTATGTGACCATCTGACCCTTAGAAGCTAAGATGCTTTTGGAGCTCTGATCGTCAGctctttcattaatcatcagaGATgagctttattattattttgggcCTTTCTCTAGCCAGTTCTGATGGTGGATGGAGGTGAACTTCACGGTAATGGCAACAAAAGTAGCCATACTTAAGTTCATCTCATGTAGCTTAGGATTTCCCTGAGCCTTCTCTGATGCTTAGTTAAGCTTTGTTTTGGGtccctttcttttttctctttatgtTTAAAGCCCATATTTGGTTTTTAACTCTATCAACAATGAGATCTATTATCTTTGGGAGAaaggggaaaagaaaaaaaaaaaagagtacaaTACCGTCCAAGACCATTATTGATTACGGTGCCTGCATATGTTGCCGTTACTGCTCAATCTCGGAGTTTGGGGCTATTGTTTCTCTAAGATTCAAGAGGGGATTTTAGGCATGTTACTGCTCATTCTAGCAGCCAATCTCACTGTTATCTCTAATCACTTATTAGGAACATGGAAAGTATTGTATGTTGTACACGCACAAAATTTAAGTCCCGCATTAATAGAAAAGGAATTAGTACGACAGATACAAAATTCTATATTACTCGATTAATGATTCAGCTCTCGTGGACTTGCGAGAATGAAGACGCCAGCTTTTGACGTTTTACCCACAAGTATGGACTCTTGTTGGGTAAGGTCGCACAGGGAGTCTATAGATGCAACGCTTTATCCTTGTGTTTGCCTTGTTCTTTGggcaaataaagaaagaaaaatctaCCCTACGTCTCATGGTTTATAGCCGAAAAAGTAGACCTTTCTGTTTTGGTCTTTTGGACCAATGAATTTATGTATTCATTGCTTAAAGAAGCACTTGCCTGCCCTCCTACTGCTctacttatttattatttactgaCTCTTCTGGGTCATTGTGGGTCCTCTTCGAGTAGGAGATTACCCTTTTCATTTGGTTTGGCGTGCCATAAATGTGCTTCAAAGCAGCTTTCCTACGAAACAATGTGCAGACAAATACAAATCCAAATCCAAATCCACTGGTTTTCCTACAAATTCCTATCTACGAAATTTCGTGAATTTGGATAAGCAGCTGATCTTTCAGACACGGCCAAACTTCTTTCCAGCTATTTGGGTGTACCAAAGCCACTACTCCTGTCTTTTTAACGTTAAGACTTAtttgattattaattaattgtctTTGAACCGGAATTGAGGGCAACTTTTATCTTCTGGGTCCTGCTCATgctttattattactatttcgAAAAAGGATATATGTCACGAATTCCT
This genomic interval from Manihot esculenta cultivar AM560-2 chromosome 12, M.esculenta_v8, whole genome shotgun sequence contains the following:
- the LOC110628825 gene encoding ras-related protein RABC1, which codes for MDSSSSQPEFDYLFKLLMIGDSGVGKSSLLLSFTSDTFEDLSPTIGVDFKVKYVNIAGKKLKLAIWDTAGQERFRTLTSSYYRGAQGIIMVYDVTRRDTFTNLSDIWAKEIDLYSTNQDCIKMLVGNKVDKDSERVVTKKEGINFAREYGCLFIECSAKTRVNVQQCFEELVLKILDTPSLLAEGSKGLKKNIFKEKPPQSDASTSGCC